A stretch of Pseudomonas sp. LRP2-20 DNA encodes these proteins:
- a CDS encoding serine/threonine protein kinase has protein sequence MLRSWRLAALLGGLLMAAAASARDIDAASYGYPLTNPFEATIATTPPEQRPTLPSDDDIDQSDYSLNLRPEREFSLPDNFWAVKKLKYRLARQDHEAPLIFLIAGTGAPYSSSINEYLKKLFYQAGFHVVQLSSPTSYDFMSAASRFATPGVSQEDAEDMYRVMQAVRAQHPRLPVSEYYLTGYSLGALDAAFVSHLDETRRSFNFKRVLLLNPPVNLYTSINNLDKLVQTQVKGIDRSTTFYELMLEKLTRYFQDKGYIDLNDALLYDFQQSKQHLSNEQMAMLIGTSFRFSAADIAFTSDLINRRGLIIPPKFPITEGSSLTPFFKRALQCDFDCYMTEQVIPMWRARTDGNSILQLVNQVSLYALEDYLHNSDKIAVMHNADDVILGPGDIGFLRKVFGDRLTLYPHGGHCGNLNYRVNSDAMLEFFRG, from the coding sequence CCTTCTTGGCGGCCTGCTCATGGCTGCGGCCGCTTCGGCGCGGGATATCGACGCCGCGAGCTACGGCTACCCCTTGACCAACCCGTTCGAGGCGACCATCGCCACCACGCCACCGGAGCAGCGCCCGACCCTGCCCAGCGACGATGACATCGACCAGTCCGACTACAGCCTGAACCTGCGCCCGGAGCGCGAGTTCAGCTTGCCCGACAACTTCTGGGCGGTGAAGAAGCTCAAATATCGCTTGGCACGCCAGGACCACGAGGCACCGCTGATCTTCCTCATCGCCGGTACCGGTGCGCCCTACTCCAGCAGCATCAACGAATACCTCAAGAAGCTGTTCTACCAGGCCGGCTTCCACGTGGTGCAACTGTCGTCGCCGACCAGCTACGACTTCATGAGCGCAGCTTCACGCTTCGCCACTCCCGGGGTCAGCCAGGAAGACGCCGAAGACATGTACCGGGTGATGCAGGCCGTGCGTGCCCAGCACCCGCGTCTGCCGGTCAGTGAGTACTACCTCACCGGCTACAGCCTGGGCGCGCTGGACGCTGCATTCGTAAGCCACCTCGACGAAACCCGTCGCAGCTTCAACTTCAAGCGCGTGCTGCTGCTCAATCCACCGGTCAACCTGTACACCTCGATCAACAACCTCGACAAACTGGTACAGACCCAGGTCAAGGGCATCGACCGCAGCACCACCTTCTACGAGCTGATGCTGGAGAAGCTCACCCGCTACTTCCAGGACAAGGGCTACATCGACCTCAACGACGCCCTGCTGTACGACTTCCAGCAGTCGAAACAGCACCTGTCCAACGAACAGATGGCCATGCTCATCGGCACCTCGTTCCGCTTCTCGGCGGCCGACATCGCCTTCACCTCCGACCTGATCAACCGCCGCGGCCTGATCATTCCGCCGAAGTTCCCGATCACCGAGGGCAGCAGCCTGACGCCGTTCTTCAAGCGTGCCCTGCAGTGCGACTTCGACTGCTACATGACCGAGCAGGTGATCCCGATGTGGCGCGCCCGCACCGATGGCAACAGCATCCTGCAACTGGTCAACCAGGTCAGCCTGTATGCACTGGAGGACTACCTGCACAACAGCGACAAGATCGCCGTGATGCACAACGCCGACGACGTCATCCTCGGCCCCGGCGATATCGGTTTCCTGCGCAAGGTGTTCGGTGATCGTCTGACCCTTTACCCCCATGGCGGCCATTGCGGCAACCTCAACTACCGCGTCAACAGCGACGCCATGCTGGAGTTCTTCCGTGGCTAA
- a CDS encoding VacJ family lipoprotein produces MVEADPQVTQAPLAPEADGFIDPLRALKFNPGLDQREFERSTLEALNVYDPLESLNRRIYHFNYRLDQWVLLPLVSGYQYVTPSFVRTGVSNFFNNLGDVPNLFNSVLQLKAKRSAEITARLMFNTIIGVGGLWDPATSMGLPRQSEDFGQTLGFYGVPEGPYLMLPVLGPSNLRDTTGLAVDYAGEQAVNYLNVAEASENHPEIFALRVVDKRYTTKFRYGQLNSPFEYEKVRYVYTQARKLQIAE; encoded by the coding sequence GTGGTCGAAGCCGACCCACAAGTCACCCAGGCGCCGCTGGCGCCGGAGGCTGACGGCTTCATCGACCCGCTGCGCGCACTGAAATTCAACCCCGGGCTCGACCAGCGCGAATTCGAACGCTCGACCCTGGAGGCGCTGAACGTGTACGACCCGCTGGAGTCGCTGAACCGGCGCATCTACCACTTCAACTACCGGCTCGACCAATGGGTGCTGCTGCCACTGGTCAGTGGCTACCAGTACGTCACGCCCAGCTTCGTGCGTACCGGCGTGAGCAACTTCTTCAACAACCTGGGTGACGTACCGAACCTGTTCAACAGCGTGCTGCAGCTCAAGGCCAAGCGCTCGGCAGAAATCACCGCGCGGCTGATGTTCAACACCATCATCGGCGTGGGTGGCTTGTGGGACCCGGCCACCAGCATGGGCCTGCCGCGCCAGAGCGAGGACTTTGGCCAGACCCTGGGCTTCTATGGCGTGCCGGAAGGGCCGTACCTGATGCTGCCGGTACTCGGCCCGTCGAACCTGCGCGACACCACCGGGCTGGCGGTGGACTACGCTGGCGAGCAGGCGGTGAACTACCTGAACGTGGCCGAGGCCAGCGAAAACCACCCAGAGATCTTCGCCTTGCGCGTGGTGGACAAGCGCTACACCACCAAATTCCGCTACGGGCAGCTCAACTCGCCGTTCGAGTATGAGAAGGTCCGGTATGTGTATACCCAGGCGCGCAAGCTGCAAATAGCTGAATAA
- a CDS encoding patatin-like phospholipase family protein: protein MAPPPVTGLILSGGGARAAYQVGVLAGIAELLPPGAHNPFPVIVGTSAGAINAVTLASGATRFHDAVQRLTTFWQNFRSRLVIRSDWPGVVHQASRFVGHSLLGLGGQVPVALLDSRPLRGLLQSHLDLDGIGHALAAEQLRAVAVTAFGYESGQAVTFYQGRGTIDAWLRHRRIGVPTPLTIDHLLASAAIPLLFAPVRLGDEYYGDGAVRQSAPISPALHLGASRVLVVGVSGNPQRPAAPLPTQRVFSGQQPSLAQIGAHMLNSTFIDSLEDDIELLQRLNHLSRLLPAHLDARRLGLAPIEVLVVAPSQPLDEIAARHRRELPAALRLFLRGPGATRTSGAGVLSYLLFEASYCSELIELGRRDALAKKRELCQFLGI from the coding sequence ATGGCGCCACCCCCGGTAACCGGTCTCATCCTTTCTGGCGGCGGCGCCCGTGCCGCCTATCAGGTCGGTGTTCTCGCCGGCATCGCCGAGCTGCTGCCGCCCGGCGCGCACAACCCGTTCCCGGTCATCGTCGGCACTTCGGCCGGTGCCATCAACGCCGTGACCCTGGCCAGTGGCGCCACCCGCTTCCATGACGCCGTGCAGCGCCTCACCACGTTCTGGCAAAACTTCCGCAGCCGCCTGGTCATCCGCAGCGACTGGCCCGGGGTGGTGCACCAGGCCAGTCGCTTCGTCGGCCACAGCCTGCTGGGGCTGGGCGGCCAGGTGCCGGTGGCCTTGCTCGACAGCCGCCCCCTGCGTGGCCTGTTGCAGTCGCACCTGGACCTGGATGGCATTGGCCACGCCCTCGCCGCCGAGCAACTGCGGGCTGTCGCCGTGACCGCGTTCGGCTACGAAAGCGGCCAGGCGGTGACCTTCTACCAGGGGCGCGGCACCATCGACGCCTGGCTGCGCCACCGCCGCATCGGCGTGCCCACGCCGTTGACCATCGATCACCTGCTGGCCAGCGCGGCGATTCCGCTGCTGTTCGCCCCGGTGCGCCTGGGTGATGAGTACTACGGCGACGGCGCGGTGCGCCAGTCGGCACCGATCAGCCCGGCCCTGCACCTGGGCGCCAGCCGGGTGCTGGTGGTCGGGGTCAGCGGCAACCCGCAGCGCCCGGCGGCGCCGTTGCCGACCCAGCGCGTGTTCAGCGGTCAGCAGCCGAGCCTGGCGCAGATCGGCGCGCACATGCTCAACAGCACCTTCATCGACAGCCTTGAGGACGACATCGAGCTGCTGCAGCGGCTCAACCACCTCAGCCGGCTGTTGCCAGCGCACCTGGATGCACGGCGCCTGGGGCTGGCGCCGATCGAGGTACTGGTGGTTGCGCCGAGCCAACCGCTGGACGAGATTGCAGCGCGCCACCGGCGGGAATTACCGGCGGCGTTAAGGTTGTTCCTGCGCGGCCCGGGGGCGACGCGCACGAGCGGGGCAGGGGTGTTGAGCTACCTGCTGTTCGAGGCCAGCTATTGCAGCGAGCTGATCGAACTGGGGCGGCGCGATGCCTTGGCCAAGAAGCGCGAGCTGTGTCAGTTCCTGGGGATTTGA